From the Deinococcus sonorensis KR-87 genome, the window CCGGAGCCGATTTAACCGAATCTCCACGATTCTAGGCGGCAACCTGCATACAGTCAAGAAAAGGCTGGATGTTTATGCTGCAGAGGCCGCGTGGGTTTTCAGCACCCATGATAAGCGAATGGCGCAGAAGCCGACACTTTTGACACAGCAGTCAGTCAACATTCAGAGCGAACGGTTGAGGCATACGGATTACGTCTGCATAAATATGCATAAAACACTGAACTATGATTCTCAGAAAATTCGTTCGGCATCGCCGTAGGACGCCCTCACCGCCATTTTCTCAAGGGTCGCCGAGGAACAGAGCATCAGCATTATGCGAACACGATGCATACTTTCCACCGTCTATGGGCCTGGCTCAGCCAGAAATGTGCATTCTGTTCTCTAAAATCCATACAGACAGCACAAATTCAGGCCACGGACGAGGTCGCGTGCCCGGCAGAGTCATGAAGTGTTGTGCCTTACTCTACTGCGGCGGAGCAGCGCTTCCCAGGGGCCGCGTGATACCGTCACCCTCATGATCACGGTGGTGCTGTTCGCGCGGCTGAGGCGGGAGGCAGGGCTGGACACGCTGCAGCTGGCGGTGCCGGAGCCCGCCACGGTGCGCGGGGTGGCCGACGCGGTGGAGCGGCAGGTGCCGCTGTCCTTGCGCGGCTGCATGGCGGCGGTCAACGAGCGGTATGCCGAGCCGGACGAGCCGGTCCGGGATGGCGACGAGGTGGCGTTCCTGCCGCCGGTGGCGGGCGGCGTGACAGACCCGCTAGATCACTGCCGGGTCACACAGGACGAGTTGACGCTGGCCGACGCCGACCGCTTCCTGGTGCGGCCTGAGCACGGCGCGCAGGCCTATTTCGTGGGCACGGTGCGTTCCCCCAATCAGGGCAAGGCGGTGGAGTTCATCGAGTACGAGGGCTACGCGCCGATGGCCGAGCGGGTGATGCATGAGGCCGCGGTCCAGGCCCGCGAGCGCTACGGAGAGCTGCGCGTCTGGATCGAGCACCGCACCGGCCGCCTGACACCCGGGCAGGCCAGCATCCTGATCGGGGTGGCCAGCCCGCACCGCCGCCCGGCGCTGGAAGCCTGCGACTTCCTGATCGAGCACCTCAAGGCGGTGCTGCCGGTGTGGAAGCTGGAGGGCGATGAGGAGGGCGAGCACTGGGTCAAGGGCCAGACCAGCTCCGGCACGCTGTAGGCGGCCTCAGCGCGGCTGGCGTTTGTGGCGGTTGTCGAACTGGCCGTAATAGCGCCCGGCCAGCAGCCACATCAGTACCAGTACTGCCCCCAGCCCCAGCAGCTGCACGCCGCTCTGAACTCCGCTGCTCAGCAGGCTGTTGAAACTCAGGTGCAGCGCCACGCTGATGCCCAGCCCGCGCAGCAGCCAGTGGCGGGCCTGGGCCGGGCGCAGGCGGGCCTGGGTCAGCGCGTACCCAATCGGGGCGCTGAACAGCGCGTGCGCCAGGGTGGTGATCAGGCCGTGCCACAGCGCCGCCGACGCTCCGTAGCCCAGGCCATAACTGACGTTCTCGGGCAGGGCGAAGCCCAGCGCCGCCGTCACCGCGTAGATCAGGCCGTCCATCGGCTCGTCGAAGTCCGGCTCGTGCAGGGTGGTGGCGGCGGCCAGCAGTTTGCTGCCCTCCTCGGTCAGGGCGCCCAGCAGCAGCACCAGCACCGGTCCCAGCGCGCCCAGGCTGACCCCGAAGGTAGCCGACACCAGCCACGCGAACATGCCCCAGGCGAAGGTCCTCAGCAGCAGCCAGGCCGGCTCCGGCTCGTGGTCGCGGCGCAGGAACACCCACAGCCACACCCCGGTGGGCAGCAGCGAGCTGAGCAGCGAGAGCAGCAGGTTCATGCCGGGAGCCTCAGCGGGCGGCGGCAGCGGCGGTGCGCGCCTGCATGGCGCTGTGGGCCAGGTGGGTCAGCGCCAGCGCCAGCGCGTCGGCGGCGTGGTTGTTGAACACCTCGCGGATGCCCAGCGAGGCCTTGACCATGTACTCCACCTGCTGCTTGTCGGCGCGGCCGGTGCCCACCAGTGCCTGCTTCACCTGCATCGGGCCGTAGGTGTGCACCGGCAGCTGCGCCTGGGCGCACGCCAGCTGCACCACCCCGAAGGCCTGCCCGATCTTGAAGGCCACATCGGCCTGCCGCCGCAGAATCTGGTCCTCGATGGCCACCGCCTCCGGCTGGAACTCCTCAATCAGCCGCGACACCTCGTGGTGCAGGTACGCCAGCCGCCGGGGCATGATCCAGGCGGCCTCGGTGATCAGGCAGACGTGATGCAGGTGACGCGCCTTGCGGGCGTCTCCCTCCACGATGCCGAGGCCCAGGTTGGCCAGCCCTGGGTCAATACCGAGCACGATCATACGGGCAGCATAGCGTGTGGGACGGGCCACCACAAAAAAAGGCCCCCGGAAGGGGGCCTGGAGGCGCGGCGCCGCTCAGTGGCTGGCGCAGCCGCCGGAGCCCTCACCGTCGGGGGCCTGGCTGCTGTCGGTGCGGAAGCTATGGCCGCAGCCGCAGGCGCTGGTGGCGTTCGGGTTGTTGACGGTGAAGCCGCCGCCCATCATGGTTTCCACGAAGTCGATCTCGGCGCCCATCACCAGCGGCAGGCTCATCTGGTCCACCACCAGCTTCACGCCGCGGTCCATCAGGATGGTGTCGCCGTCCAGCTCGCGGTCGTCGATGGCCATGCCGTACTGGTAGCCGCTGCAGCCGCCGCTCTTGACGAACAGGCGCACGCCGGCATTTTCCTTGCCACTGCCCGCGATGGCGTTCAGGGCGTGTTTGGCTCCGTTTTC encodes:
- the moaD gene encoding molybdopterin converting factor subunit 1, which codes for MITVVLFARLRREAGLDTLQLAVPEPATVRGVADAVERQVPLSLRGCMAAVNERYAEPDEPVRDGDEVAFLPPVAGGVTDPLDHCRVTQDELTLADADRFLVRPEHGAQAYFVGTVRSPNQGKAVEFIEYEGYAPMAERVMHEAAVQARERYGELRVWIEHRTGRLTPGQASILIGVASPHRRPALEACDFLIEHLKAVLPVWKLEGDEEGEHWVKGQTSSGTL
- a CDS encoding PrsW family intramembrane metalloprotease encodes the protein MNLLLSLLSSLLPTGVWLWVFLRRDHEPEPAWLLLRTFAWGMFAWLVSATFGVSLGALGPVLVLLLGALTEEGSKLLAAATTLHEPDFDEPMDGLIYAVTAALGFALPENVSYGLGYGASAALWHGLITTLAHALFSAPIGYALTQARLRPAQARHWLLRGLGISVALHLSFNSLLSSGVQSGVQLLGLGAVLVLMWLLAGRYYGQFDNRHKRQPR
- the ruvC gene encoding crossover junction endodeoxyribonuclease RuvC; translation: MIVLGIDPGLANLGLGIVEGDARKARHLHHVCLITEAAWIMPRRLAYLHHEVSRLIEEFQPEAVAIEDQILRRQADVAFKIGQAFGVVQLACAQAQLPVHTYGPMQVKQALVGTGRADKQQVEYMVKASLGIREVFNNHAADALALALTHLAHSAMQARTAAAAAR
- a CDS encoding HesB/IscA family protein, with translation MTQVSADQTSSPAGTAAPISISENGAKHALNAIAGSGKENAGVRLFVKSGGCSGYQYGMAIDDRELDGDTILMDRGVKLVVDQMSLPLVMGAEIDFVETMMGGGFTVNNPNATSACGCGHSFRTDSSQAPDGEGSGGCASH